One genomic region from Bufo bufo chromosome 3, aBufBuf1.1, whole genome shotgun sequence encodes:
- the LOC120993720 gene encoding olfactory receptor class A-like protein 1 translates to MDTHLLIKALAFILLIIVGIPGNVFILLKFTYIKIIEKKLLPANIILMVLALSNLLVVFSRVIPQSLNAIGVKDLLDDTECKLVLFIFRVSRAMSICVTSFLSCHQCVLVAPINRYWTYLKQKLSKNVTLIIILILAMNVFLYPSTVLYGRAKSNYTLPYSLHLVYCDADFITYVSFILNGSVSIIREIIFVGLMTLSSSYMVSILYQHGKNIKGKRSSDQLQRKSAEHRASRAVILLVVLYVLLYGMDNSMWIYTLTLSDVRPEMNDTRIFLAASYSALSPVVIIATNPKLHKGTQNVWRKKMNESQKSGVMVSVSNISLS, encoded by the coding sequence ATGGATACTCATCTTCTGATTAAAGCTCTGGCCTTTATTCTCTTGATAATTGTTGGAATTCCTGGAAATGTTTTCATCCTCCTAAAATTTACTTACATCAAAATAATTGAGAAGAAGCTTCTACCAGCTAATATCATCCTAATGGTCCTTGCCCTATCCAATCTTTTAGTGGTTTTCTCCCGTGTCATACCACAATCTCTAAATGCTATTGGGGTAAAAGACTTACTGGATGATACGGAGTGTAAACTGGTTCTTTTCATCTTTAGGGTCAGTAGAGCCATGTCTATTTGTGTAACCAGTTTCCTCAGTTGTCACCAGTGTGTTCTTGTTGCTCCCATTAACAGATATTGGACATACTTGAAACAAAAGTTATCTAAAAATGTTACTCTTATTATAATCCTGATCTTAGCCATGAATGTTTTTCTCTATCCTTCTACTGTTTTGTATGGACGGGCTAAATCCAATTATACCTTACCCTATTCATTACATTTGGTTTATTGTGATGCAGACTTTATAACCTATGTCTCCTTTATCTTAAATGGGTCTGTATCCATCATTCGGGAGATCATATTCGTAGGACTAATGACATTGTCAAGCAGTTACATGGTTTCTATATTGTATCAgcatggaaaaaatattaaaggcaagcgcagttctgaccagcttCAGAGAAAGTCTGCAGAACATCGGGCCTCCAGGGCAGTTATTTTATTGGTAGTGCTATATGTTTTGTTATATGGCATGGATAATTCTATGTGGATCTATACTCTTACACTGTCTGATGTCAGACCTGAAATGAATGACACACGGATATTCCTTGCAGCCTCATATTCTGCCCTAAGTCCTGTTGTTATTATTGCCACAAATCCAAAACTTCACAAAGgaacccaaaatgtatggagaaagAAAATGAATGAGAGTCAGAAAAGTGGTGTTATGGTGTCTGTCAGCAATATAAGTTTATCTTGA